TCAGCCCAGGCTCTCAGAAGCTACCTGAACTATGTTCCATGCAGTTTCTACgaatgcttttatttgaagtCATTTAGATATGAACATATTGTCAGATGAAGATTTCCGTGCTACTGGAGGCCACCGGAAGGAGACCAACAGCACTGCCATTCTCCCCTTGCCCCAGTTCCAATCCTTTTCCCACCCCTATGTTTGAGCTATGCAGTCACAACTGGGCAATAccaaaaaattacaaaaaacaaGCTAAAACGTTTCAGACAGCCGTGGCTGAATATTCAAACCTGTCTAGCCTAGTcaataattaaaatgtctgCTGGAACAACAGTGCTTTGAAGAACAAACCCTCGTTTGTGTAACATTTCAGTGTGCTGCATATGCACTTTGGCAAAAAAGATACACAGAAATACCCCCCACTTTATATTGCTGCCTTCCTGTGGTAACCTTCACACGTAGATGATTTGGAGCCATTTACCGTTTGACTGATCTTCCCCATAATTCTTGTGTGACGGCGCGTACAGGAACATGAGTGCGAAGACGTAGAGGTTCCACATCCCGTAGATGCCGGTGAAGAAGGCGCTGTTCACCTGGATCGTGATGTCCCCCCACTTCCAGTGGCCTTCCGTCACCTGCCCGTGAGAAAGCGGACGGTCAGTGAGGCCAGAGTCACACACAGATGTGACCCCTGCGGCTCTGGGCTTGGAACAAATCCACGAGAAAAGCCTCGGTTCCCCAGGAGGAAGACAACGTATGTACAACAGCATCAGTCACCCAGTCAGGGAAGCACTCTTCTCTTCAGCTTCagcatgcaggaaaaaatggtACTTACAGTGACTGCACCAGGATTCCTATAACTTTGACCTATCATTCTTAACCGTGGCAGTCTCTTTCACATTCTGCAATAGATGGCTGTCAAAGCTGGCGTGTTCAGCAAAGGCTGTCACACGAAGGGCAGTACCTCAGAGACAACTACTTACATCTGAAAACATCAGACTTCTATAAATAGGCCTTCTATACATGGGAAAGCAGCATGAATAATGTGAAGAGTGAATGTGCTGAATGCCttcttgctgcttctgcctTACGAGAGAGGCCCAGGCTGACTGCATCAGCCTTAGACATAGAGATCTGTCAAGATTTACCAAAATATCGTCAATATTAATACGACTTGAAGACACACACACTGCTCACAGTGAAGTGCTGCCTTTCCATTAAAGGGAGAGACACAAGGCAGCAGCATGCCTTTTCCTGATAGGAAGAGCTTTCCTGTGAAAACACCAGGATGTTCTGCTCTGAAGAGGAGCCACGGCAGCACAACCTTGCCTTCAGGGGAAGACAAAAGCTTAGCTTGGAAAGAGTAGCTGGACAAGATCGTTTGTGTTACGCCCATACGCAGTGACAGCTACAGTCATTAATGCTCAGTGATTAATTGAATTGCCAAGTGGCATTTCTCATACCATTGCTTCAGCCTAACAgatttttaagagcaaaatcATCTGCTGCTCTGGTTTCCATTGGGACCCACCACATACCCCAAAGCGTAAGTGATGCAGTGAGAGAGaccctgctcctgcagatgTAGTTCTGTAATGTAGGATTTGCAAGGCTGTCCAACTGTTCTCCTGAAACTACACGCTGCTTATGCTTAGGAACTACCATAAGACAGCATCTGTTTCAAAGATGTCACTTTACAGTAGACTGTTACTTGAAGTAAACCATCAAAGTATATTTAAACAGCTGTATAAGCTCATGCGTACAGAGAGACTGCACCATAGCTCGGAATAAATAGGTATATATCCTGCTAGAAACAACAGGGTTGCAAAGTCAAAACCAGGACAGACTGAATTCTGGTATTTCTTTGTGGGCATAAAAGCCACCAGATTCTTTTAATGTGAACAGAACATTTTTGCTCTTGCTGAGTTCTCAGAAATGACTAAACTGTTTTGGCTGATATTTCAAAAAACACAGACCCTGTGAGCCAAAGGCCTTTGTGGAAGTTTCAGTGTttcaaatacatgaaaacaacTTCTTAAAAAGCAACTTATTATCAAATCTACCTATAAGACACAGGCCTGGTCTCTCTGAGCTGCAGGTAGCCCAACCTTCCTAGCAGGTGGGGAATTTAAGGCTGATGTTTTCAAACACAGCTGAATTTCGTCACACTCACCTGGCTCACGATGAAGAAGATGACTGTCATTGCTGCACAAGCCAGGGTGATGAGCATCAGGAACTTGAACCTAAAAATCAGCCCCTGTTTAGAGAGAAATGTCACTGGTCACATTAACAGAATCCACAAAAacccatttttgtttttagcatgtACAAGACAcgagtataaaaaaaaaaaaaaaaagaaaaaggaaaaaaagggtcCAACCCACgaaaccccaaaccaaaacaacctcCACCCACTCCTTTGTGCTGCGTTCATGACAGCCAATATTCTCCGTTCCCCACACACGTCTGCATTCCTCCCCAATGCTCCGAGCAGGGTGTGCATGTCTGGACAGCTCTTGCTTTCCATTACAGCTGCTTTTGTGACTGATTTACGAAGAGTTAATGTGAGAGAGGAGGCAGGTCAGTCTGAGCTATGGGTTTCATCCAAGGGACAGCCTACCTGATAGCTCACAGCTTTTGTTAAACAAACATCTGTGGAGAGATTTTGGGTTTTAGCAAGACAACGGGACACTTGTATGGTGATAGCAGGGGTCTGTATGGGCTAATCCCCACCTCCAGAGTCCCTCTGGCAGGGAACTGCAACAATTCTGAACGCTTGTCAAAATTACTTTGTGCACTACAAAAGAATGTAAATTATAATAAACTTTATGGCTCAAAATCTCTTGGCTGGGAATCCTACCATGTACTGTGTTTGCTCTTGATAGTTTTAagtttttacttaaaaattgttttggttttgttttttttgtttgttttttttttttttttaaaaccatttggGGAATTTTGATGGAAATGTCTGTGTGTGCGTCATTACTGGGCTCCACAGTGACAACAAATGACCATTAGTTTAACTCTTCCAGACCAGATTCGTGCTTGCCAGATGGTTGCAGTTACAGCACGGCTGCAACAGCTCTACAACACAAGCTAACATCCTGTGCCTCTTGCTaaagggaaagatgaaaaaaaaaaaaaaagctgaatatcTTGTGCAAATTCTCTCAAGtctgattttctattttttatgtGCACCCCTGATGGGTGATAACCAGCCTGTTGAAACCAGAAGTGACCATCGTTATACACAACAATGCTGgttataaatatttacacaaCCATGAAAACAAGAGGCTCTCCCAGCTCAAGCAGCTAAAGAGAGCTCCTCATGTTCTGCAGCAGCTAAAGACAGCTAGGGCAGAAACAAAATTACAGgctaaaaaaggggaaaatgagcTGAGCAAGTTGGGTTTTGACCTTTGTGTGACAGTTTCTCTCCTGCGATTTGGTTAGGACTACCCCATAAATCTGAATTTGTGCCGTGGAAAGACTAGGTGGTTTTGGTTATACTTGCCATTAAACACAATCATTAATATTAGAGAAGGAGAAACTGAGGTACAGGGAGCACTTTCTCCCCGTAGTAATTCAAATGGCAGTTCGGGCAATTTTATTCTATCCTCCAACACACATCAGTAAACCGGGAGATGACaaccactcaaaaaaaaaaaaaagcaaaaagagagcTGGCTTACACACCCTCCTGAGGGATTAAAATGTATCGGGACCAAAGAcccaaataaagaaaaaaacgtAACAGCAGttgaaaggaacaaaaaggcaGCTGGGGGACTTGAGAGCAGCTGATGAGGATCAGGCCTTCCAGTTCAGGCCTGTATTGACAGCGAAGGTTTTAGTGTAATCCTTTAGagtgaaaatgcattttgaaaataaagacagtACAACAAGCAGTGCCTACCTCATAATGAAGACAGCGAACCTTGCTCATTGCTGGCAGGCTTGACTGCTTTCCActgatgtttctgaaaacttgGAAGACCATAaaacacaggaagagaaaataaaggcacAAGCAAATTCCTGCAACTATAATAAAGGCCATCTGAGCAGTGTAAGTTAAAAGAAAGTGACATGAAGTAATAGAAAACATCATTCAGGTGATTCACTTCTTCTAATACGATCAGGAAGGTCATTAATAACCTCCCTGCGGGATGGCCATGATGGCACCCTTGACCTAGATCCCCCGCGTTGCCTCCCAGACCCTGACGTCCCGGAGCACAGCACCAGTGCTGGAGGTACCTGGCACTAAACCTACCACGACCACCTCTTCCAGTCACCACCAGGGTCCCCTGTAATGTCCAAGCCCCACCACACAGCCTGGCTGGGAGAAGGAAGGTCTCCCACAGCCCACGGATATCAGGCAGGAGCACCCGCAGGATGGGACTGTCTCCCTCAGCTACCGACACCGAGCGCGCGGGCCTGCCTGAGCCCGGACAAGGATACAGCCAGCTCCGTGCCGACCTCGGTGGTCCAGATGCTGTAGAAGGGGTTTTTCAGCTGCACTCCCctgcaaagaggagaaaaaacagagctgcCACAGAGGCCACGAGGCTGACAGAGAGCCCCATGCTGCTTTCCCTTGTGGGTGAGGAGGACACGAGGTGGACACGTGTCTTCCTGGCCCTCTGGAACAAGATGTGCTGCTGCGAAGTGCCTGAAGGCCTCAGCATCTTCACTGGGAGCCTGCTCCCTTCCTCACGAGGCAGGCCTGCGCAGCATCCAGCCCCAAGGATCGAAGCCCTCGCTCCCCAAGGCACCTCGAGCCCCGTGCTCAGAGGTGGCCGCCGGCCTCAGCCCGCCGCTTGGGGAAGGCCTGCCCGGTgcccaccagctcagggcagcGCGGAACCCACCTCTCGCACATGTCGAAGATGAAGAGGCAGAAGGAGCCGACAGCTATGGGTCCAACCTGCTTCCAGTACCCCGAGAGGCGGTTCCGTTCGTTCTGGTCCTAATCGAAGGGtcaagaggtggggaggaggaggagaaatgagGAAGAGCAAGTTAGCCAGCAGTCCTCTCACCAGGAACGAGACCCACAGCACTGTTTCCAAATCCCGACAAGTGAGGAAAAGGGAGCTGTCAGGTATTGCTGCGAGGGCCAGGGGGGCACGGAAACCACCTTCCTTTCTGTCACACTCACCATCATGTGCTCTCCGCAGAAGATGATCCAAAATGACAGGAGCATGGCATAGAAAATGCCTTGTCGAATGTCTCCAAAGAGCAGCATCCACGTCCAGTCAAAGCCGATGGAAAACCACTCCACTGGGATGTTAATGAACGTCATGGAAATTCCCAGAGCAAAGATCACCCTGGAGAGGGAGAAACACTATCTCTATCTCTTTCCAgtttgcagggagaaaacacagAGCCATAGCAGCCAGAGGTGTGCCCAGTGGGTGACAAGAAAACCCGGCACTGTTCAGGCAGGGGCAGCAGATTGTCACCAGGGCCAGGAGGTGGCACCTCCTGACAGCAAACCCCCTGGCACTAAGCTCCTCCAAGCAGCCACGGATGAACGCAACATCTTCTCTGGGAGGTTAGTGGGGAAGCAGAGAGACGCTATTGAGGTTTCTGGGTGCTCCTGGGTAGAGGGAGCGgacaggagagggagaagagacgAATCCTGTCCCCAAAACACATGCCCTGCCTGGGAGCAGCCCACCTTGGCCAGGGTCACCTCACCCAGGCACACGCGCCCCGACTCACTTCTCCAGCAGGACGGGAGCGCGTGTCATCAGCGTGATCCGCCTCCAGTACCAGATCATGATGATCAGAATGCTGGGGGTGAGGAAGGTTTTCATGGCAAACCACACTTTTGTAAAGCCTCCGTTTTGATGGATACCCTAGGGAGAAACAAGGTGGAATGTGACAGCTGTACAGGTTTTAACATCATTACTCTATGCCTGTGCTTACAGGGGCTGGCAGGAAAGGCACACATTGCAGCGTTTGACATGTAAGCAGATGTAGACTCAACCACTCTTTGAAAGACGCGGTCTGACCAACacagggaagggagcagctgcCTACACAGCATCCAGGCCATCTGAGCAGGCTTCAAAAGTCCCGTTGGAAACAAATGCCAAAACCCGCAGCTTCCATCGCGAGGTGGGAAGCGGTCTGAGAGAGCGGCACTTCTGACACAGCGTGGAAAAAACTGACAGCACTGCTCAGACAAGTAACAAGATACTCATGGAGCTAAGTCACCACTGGTGGGCAAAGCAGTGACCAAATTAATGCATTTCTCCAGACACATGCCCTCCCACCGCCGTCTGCAGCCACCACAGCCTGCTGGCTGACCGCTGCTGAAAGGGACAGCGGGAGGAGGTTTTCCAGCCGGCAGCACCCGTGGCCACCATGTCTCATGGTAGGGCAGGAGCAAGGACAGCTGACTGCCATCTCGAGCATCTGCTCGGCGACAGCCAGCTCTGAGAGAGACCTGGTCCCCTCCgagccctgctgctctgtgcctctcATTTCCCCGTGCTCCCATCCGTGACAGGCAGACAGGTCCCTGCGCCATCCCGCGGAGGGACGGATCCCTCGCGAGGGAGGGAAGTTGGGGTGCCATGCACGTTTTCAGGCAGAAGCTACCCAGGAAGAAGAGCAGGACTTTTGCTGCGGATCGAGGAGGAGGACCAGAT
This Cygnus olor isolate bCygOlo1 chromosome 8, bCygOlo1.pri.v2, whole genome shotgun sequence DNA region includes the following protein-coding sequences:
- the WLS gene encoding protein wntless homolog yields the protein MAGAIIENMSTRKLCIVGGVLLVFQVIAFLVGGLIAPSPTTAVPYMSVKCIDVRKNHHKTKWLMPWGPNHCEKLKDFDEAVSRQIEANDIVFAVHIPLPSKEMSPWFQFMLFIMQLDIAFKMDNDLKENAEITLDVSLAYRDNMFDEWEEIAHAIEIRKLKCTFGSPKTLESEGRHYDCDFLPFMEIGSVAHKYYLINIRLPVNERKGINVGIGEIKDIRLVGIHQNGGFTKVWFAMKTFLTPSILIIMIWYWRRITLMTRAPVLLEKVIFALGISMTFINIPVEWFSIGFDWTWMLLFGDIRQGIFYAMLLSFWIIFCGEHMMDQNERNRLSGYWKQVGPIAVGSFCLFIFDMCERGVQLKNPFYSIWTTEVGTELAMAFIIVAGICLCLYFLFLCFMVFQVFRNISGKQSSLPAMSKVRCLHYEGLIFRFKFLMLITLACAAMTVIFFIVSQVTEGHWKWGDITIQVNSAFFTGIYGMWNLYVFALMFLYAPSHKNYGEDQSNGDLGVGSGEELQLTTTITHVDGPTEVYKLARKEAQE